The Sylvia atricapilla isolate bSylAtr1 chromosome 3, bSylAtr1.pri, whole genome shotgun sequence genome has a window encoding:
- the CITED2 gene encoding cbp/p300-interacting transactivator 2, whose protein sequence is MADHMMAMNHGRFPDGSGGLHHHPAHRMGMGQFPTPHHHHQQQQPPQQHAFSALMGDHIHYGAGSMNASSGVRHAMGPGSVSGGHPAGSMPPPARFSGSQFMAPPVASPGGQLSASMQLQKLNNQYFSHHPYPHSHYMPDLHPGSHQLNGGSQQHFRDCNPKHGGGGSGLPPAVPHVPAAMLPPNVIDTDFIDEEVLMSLVIEMGLDRIKELPELWLGQNEFDFMTDFVCKQQPSRVSC, encoded by the coding sequence ATGGCAGACCACATGATGGCCATGAACCACGGGCGATTCCCCGACGGATCCGGCGGGCTCCACCACCACCCTGCGCATCGGATGGGCATGGGGCAGTTTCCCACCCCccatcaccaccaccagcagcagcagccgccgcaGCAGCACGCCTTCAGCGCCCTGATGGGCGATCATATACATTACGGAGCTGGGAGTATGAACGCGAGCAGCGGGGTGAGGCACGCCATGGGGCCGGGCAGCGTGAGCGGAGGGCACCCGGCCGGCAGCatgccgccccccgcccgcttCAGCGGCTCCCAGTTCATGGCCCCCCCCGTCGCCAGCCCCGGAGGGCAGCTGAGCGCCAGCATGCAGCTCCAGAAGCTGAACAACCAGTACTTCAGCCACCACCCCTACCCCCACAGCCACTACATGCCGGACTTGCACCCCGGTAGCCACCAGCTGAACGGCGGCAGCCAGCAGCATTTCAGGGACTGCAACCCCAAgcacggcggcggcggcagcggcttGCCGCCCGCCGTCCCCCACGTCCCCGCGGCAATGCTGCCGCCCAATGTCATAGACACGGACTTCATCGACGAGGAGGTCCTCATGTCCTTAGTCATCGAAATGGGGCTGGATCGCATCAAGGAGCTTCCCGAGCTGTGGTTGGGACAGAACGAGTTTGACTTCATGACAGACTTCGTTTGCAaacagcagcccagcagggtgagctgctga